In Nyctibius grandis isolate bNycGra1 chromosome 6, bNycGra1.pri, whole genome shotgun sequence, a single genomic region encodes these proteins:
- the MFHAS1 gene encoding malignant fibrous histiocytoma-amplified sequence 1 isoform X2: MAQTEPPKAVRLWRDAALRARKLRAGPGEPEPDAGPPGGPPPAAAPRRPPPAAALGELEALNLSGRGLEELPEEVGAALSGLRVLSLRRNRLSRLPAAALRHLGRLAELDVSHNRLRDLGDGGALAGLRGLRKLSLSHNELGAEGPGLSPRLAELGRLEELDLSFNRLRCLPEGLGRLRHLRALDVDHNLLPCFPAPLLELAALEELDCSGNRHLGALPEGIAALHRLKILWLSGTGLAALPEGLCQLSALESLMLDSNQLRALPAGFGSLQRLKMLNLSSNLLGEFPAAILALPSLEELYLSRNQLTVLPPHLCQLHQLRTLWLDNNRIRYLPDSIVLLHSLEELVLQGNQIAILPEGFGQLSRVTLWKIKDNPLIQPPYEVCMKGIPYIAAYQQELAHSQPALKPRLKLVLMGLKDAGKTLLRRCLMEEDGQREDVGNLEAGSTQPRGCPGRVPAGCCPFPEPQDASSTRVPVTQQLERLPERQDFPSHVPSHRAKGETLCPAPSLPLNAPQVPSGLGLPGGSKGIEVMDWTADVERGLTFIVYELAGDPSYDVIQSFFLSPGALYVLVVNLSAYVPQHFYPSVGYFLHWLGSKVPHAVVCMVGTHADLCAERELEEKCLDIHHQIAQQEKRDAEGLQSLVQQVDEALGQDFDLRCSSPHAAFYGVSDKNLRRKKAQFQYLLNHRPQILSPVLPFSCQDRCQVRRLRDKLLSVAEHRDIFPNLHRVLPKSWQVLEELHFQPQAQQLWLSWWDSARLGLQAGLTEDRLQSALSYLHESGKLLYFEEHLTLREYVFHCLPRLIDILNVFCQRDATVLLQKLLSNTHTDELRAAQLHHYVEGFLLHGLLPAHIIRLLLKPHIQSREDLQLILELLEKMGLCYCVNKPKCKPLNGAAAWYKFPCYVKNEVPHAEAWINGANLSGQSFVVEQLQIEYNFPFIFPPGLFVRYSVQINSHVVQRSDGKYQIYAYRGKVPVVVSYRPARGTLQPDTLSIASHASLPNIWTAWQAITPLVEELNVLLQEWPGLYYTVHVLCSKCLKRGSPNPHTFPDDALEVKCEEEPDCLQTIGIFADR, translated from the exons ATGGCGCAGACGGAGCCCCCGAAGGCGGTGCGGCTGTGGCGCGACGCCGCCCTGCGCGCACGGAAGCTGCGGGCCGGCCCCGGCGAGCCCGAGCCGGACGCGGGGCCGCCGGgggggccgccgcccgccgccgcgcctcgccgcccgcccccggcggCGGCCTTGGGGGAGCTGGAGGCGCTGAACCTGAGCGGGcgggggctggaggagctgcccgAGGAGGTGGGCGCTGCCCTGAGCGGGCTGCGGGTGCTCAGCCTGCGGCGCAACCGGCTGAGCcgcctgcccgccgccgccctgcGCCACCTGGGCCGCCTGGCCGAGCTCGACGTTAGCCACAACCGGCTGCGGGACCTGGGGGACGGCGGGGCGCtggcggggctgcggggcctgCGCAAGCTCAGCCTCAGTCACAACGAGCTGGGTGCCGAGGGCCCGGGCCTGTCCCCCCGCCTCGCCGAACTGGGCCGCCTCGAGGAGCTCGACCTCAGCTTCAACCGCCTGCGCTGCCTGCCCGAGGGCCTGGGCCGCCTGCGACACCTCCGTGCCCTCGACGTTGACCACAACCTGCTGCCCTGCTTCCCCGCCCCGCTGCTGGAGCTGGCCGCCCTGGAGGAGCTCGACTGCTCTGGCAACCGCCACCTCGGGGCCCTGCCCGAGGGCATCGCCGCCCTCCACCGCCTCAAGATCCTCTGGCTGAGCGGCACCGGGCTGGCGGCCCTGCCCGAGGGCCTCTGCCAGCTGAGCGCACTTGAGAGCCTCATGCTGGATAGCAACCAGCTGCGGGCCCTGCCCGCTGGCTTTGGCAGCCTTCAGCGGCTCAAGATGCTGAACCTCTCCTCCAATCTGCTGGGGGAGTTCCCTGCTGCCATCTTGGCACTGCCCAGTCTGGAGGAGCTCTACCTGAGCCGCAACCAGCTCACCGTGCTGCCCCCTCACCTCTgccagctccaccagctccgCACCCTCTGGCTGGACAACAACCGCATCCGCTACCTGCCTGACTCCATCGTGCTCCTTCACAGTCTGGAGGAGCTGGTCCTGCAGGGCAACCAGATTGCCATCCTGCCCGAGGGCTTCGGGCAGCTTTCCCGCGTCACCCTGTGGAAGATCAAAGACAACCCCCTCATCCAGCCCCCCTATGAGGTGTGCATGAAGGGCATCCCCTACATCGCAGCCTACCAGCAGGAGCTGGCCCACTCCCAGCCTGCCCTCAAACCCCGCCTCAAGCTGGTCCTCATGGGCCTAAAGGATGCGGGAAAGACGCTGCTGAGACGATGCCTCATGGAGGAGGATGGGCAGAGGGAGGATGTGGGAAACCTGGAGGCAGGGAGCACCCAGCCCAGAGGGTGTCCTGGGAGGGTGCCAGCTGGGTGTTGCCCTTTCCCAGAGCCTCAGGATGCTTCCTCAACACGGGTACCTGTCACGCAGCAGCTGGAACGTCTCCCTGAGCGGCAGGACTTCCCTTCTCACGTGCCCTCTCACCGAGCAAAAGGGGAAACACTGTGCCCTGCACCATCACTGCCACTGAACGCCCCCCAAGTACCATCAGGACTGGGACTGCCAGGAGGCAGCAAAGGCATTGAGGTGATGGACTGGACAGCGGATGTGGAGAGGGGCCTGACATTCATTGTGTACGAGCTGGCGGGTGACCCCAGCTATGATGTGATCcagtctttcttcctctctcctggaGCCCTGTACGTGCTGGTGGTGAATTTGAGTGCCTACGTCCCTCAGCACTTCTACCCCTCTGTGGGCTATTTCTTGCACTGGCTTGGTTCCAAGGTGCCCCATGCCGTGGTGTGCATGGTGGGAACCCATGCTGACCTCTGTGCGGAGCGGGAGTTGGAAGAGAAGTGCCTGGACATTCATCACCAGATCGCTCAGCAGGAGAAGAGGGATGCTGAGGGACTCCAGAGCTTGGTCCAGCAGGTGGATGAGGCTCTGGGACAGGACTTTGACCTGCGCTGCTCCAGCCCACATGCTGCCTTTTATGGGGTCTCGGACAAGAACTTGCGGCGAAAGAAAGCCCAGTTTCAGTACCTTCTCAACCACCGCCCACAGATCCTCTCTCCAGTGCTGCCTTTCAGCTGCCAGGACCGTTGCCAAGTGCGTCGCTTGCGGGACAAGCTCCTCTCGGTGGCTGAGCACCGGGACATCTTCCCAAACCTGCACCGGGTGTTACCTAAATCCTGGCaagtgctggaggagctgcacTTCCAGCCACAAGCTCAGCAGCTGTGGCTTAGCTGGTGGGACTCTGCCCGGTTGGGCTTGCAGGCAGGCCTGACAGAGGATCGGCTCCAGAGCGCCCTGTCCTACCTGCACGAGAGTGGGAAGCTGCTCTACTTTGAGGAGCACCTCACTTTGCGGGAGTATGTGTTCCACTGCCTGCCGCGGCTCATTGACATCCTCAACGTCTTCTGCCAGCGGGACGCCACCGTGCTGCTCCAGAAACTGCTCAGCAACACCCACACTGACGAACTGAGGGCCGCTCAGCTCCATCATTACGTGGAGGGCTTCTTGCTGCAtggcctcctccctgcccacatTATCCGTCTCCTTCTTAAGCCCCACATCCAGAGCCGGGAGGATCTGCAGCTCAttctggagctgctggagaagatGGGGCTCTGTTACTGTGTCAACAAACCCAAATGCAAGCCCCTAAATGGGGCGGCTGCTTGGTACAAATTTCCCTGCTACGTGAAGAACGAGGTGCCCCATGCGGAGGCGTGGATCAACGGTGCCAATCTGAGCGGACAGTCCTTCGTGGTCGAGCAGTTACAGATTGAATATAACTTTCCATTCATTTTCCCACCTGGCTTGTTTGTGCGCTACAGTGTCCAGATTAACAGCCATGTGGTTCAGCGGTCAGATGGCAAATACCAGATCTATGCCTACCGGGGAAAGGTGCCCGTGGTGGTGAGTTACCGGCCTGCCAGGGGAACTCTGCAGCCAGATACTCTGTCTATCGCTAGTCATGCGTCCCTACCAAATATCTGGACAGCTTGGCAAGCTATTACTCCTTTAGTGGAAGAACTGAATGTCCTGCTGCAGGAATGGCCAGGCCTGTACTACACTGTGCACGTCCTCTGTTCAAAGTGCCTTAAAAGAGGGTCACCCAACCCACACACTTTTCCAG ATGATGCTTTAGAAGTGAAATGTGAAGAGGAGCCAGACTGTCTGCAGACGATTGGCATCTTTGCTGACCGGTGA
- the MFHAS1 gene encoding malignant fibrous histiocytoma-amplified sequence 1 isoform X1, which produces MAQTEPPKAVRLWRDAALRARKLRAGPGEPEPDAGPPGGPPPAAAPRRPPPAAALGELEALNLSGRGLEELPEEVGAALSGLRVLSLRRNRLSRLPAAALRHLGRLAELDVSHNRLRDLGDGGALAGLRGLRKLSLSHNELGAEGPGLSPRLAELGRLEELDLSFNRLRCLPEGLGRLRHLRALDVDHNLLPCFPAPLLELAALEELDCSGNRHLGALPEGIAALHRLKILWLSGTGLAALPEGLCQLSALESLMLDSNQLRALPAGFGSLQRLKMLNLSSNLLGEFPAAILALPSLEELYLSRNQLTVLPPHLCQLHQLRTLWLDNNRIRYLPDSIVLLHSLEELVLQGNQIAILPEGFGQLSRVTLWKIKDNPLIQPPYEVCMKGIPYIAAYQQELAHSQPALKPRLKLVLMGLKDAGKTLLRRCLMEEDGQREDVGNLEAGSTQPRGCPGRVPAGCCPFPEPQDASSTRVPVTQQLERLPERQDFPSHVPSHRAKGETLCPAPSLPLNAPQVPSGLGLPGGSKGIEVMDWTADVERGLTFIVYELAGDPSYDVIQSFFLSPGALYVLVVNLSAYVPQHFYPSVGYFLHWLGSKVPHAVVCMVGTHADLCAERELEEKCLDIHHQIAQQEKRDAEGLQSLVQQVDEALGQDFDLRCSSPHAAFYGVSDKNLRRKKAQFQYLLNHRPQILSPVLPFSCQDRCQVRRLRDKLLSVAEHRDIFPNLHRVLPKSWQVLEELHFQPQAQQLWLSWWDSARLGLQAGLTEDRLQSALSYLHESGKLLYFEEHLTLREYVFHCLPRLIDILNVFCQRDATVLLQKLLSNTHTDELRAAQLHHYVEGFLLHGLLPAHIIRLLLKPHIQSREDLQLILELLEKMGLCYCVNKPKCKPLNGAAAWYKFPCYVKNEVPHAEAWINGANLSGQSFVVEQLQIEYNFPFIFPPGLFVRYSVQINSHVVQRSDGKYQIYAYRGKVPVVVSYRPARGTLQPDTLSIASHASLPNIWTAWQAITPLVEELNVLLQEWPGLYYTVHVLCSKCLKRGSPNPHTFPGELLSQPRPEGLAEIICPKNGSERVNVALVYPPTPTVISPCSK; this is translated from the coding sequence ATGGCGCAGACGGAGCCCCCGAAGGCGGTGCGGCTGTGGCGCGACGCCGCCCTGCGCGCACGGAAGCTGCGGGCCGGCCCCGGCGAGCCCGAGCCGGACGCGGGGCCGCCGGgggggccgccgcccgccgccgcgcctcgccgcccgcccccggcggCGGCCTTGGGGGAGCTGGAGGCGCTGAACCTGAGCGGGcgggggctggaggagctgcccgAGGAGGTGGGCGCTGCCCTGAGCGGGCTGCGGGTGCTCAGCCTGCGGCGCAACCGGCTGAGCcgcctgcccgccgccgccctgcGCCACCTGGGCCGCCTGGCCGAGCTCGACGTTAGCCACAACCGGCTGCGGGACCTGGGGGACGGCGGGGCGCtggcggggctgcggggcctgCGCAAGCTCAGCCTCAGTCACAACGAGCTGGGTGCCGAGGGCCCGGGCCTGTCCCCCCGCCTCGCCGAACTGGGCCGCCTCGAGGAGCTCGACCTCAGCTTCAACCGCCTGCGCTGCCTGCCCGAGGGCCTGGGCCGCCTGCGACACCTCCGTGCCCTCGACGTTGACCACAACCTGCTGCCCTGCTTCCCCGCCCCGCTGCTGGAGCTGGCCGCCCTGGAGGAGCTCGACTGCTCTGGCAACCGCCACCTCGGGGCCCTGCCCGAGGGCATCGCCGCCCTCCACCGCCTCAAGATCCTCTGGCTGAGCGGCACCGGGCTGGCGGCCCTGCCCGAGGGCCTCTGCCAGCTGAGCGCACTTGAGAGCCTCATGCTGGATAGCAACCAGCTGCGGGCCCTGCCCGCTGGCTTTGGCAGCCTTCAGCGGCTCAAGATGCTGAACCTCTCCTCCAATCTGCTGGGGGAGTTCCCTGCTGCCATCTTGGCACTGCCCAGTCTGGAGGAGCTCTACCTGAGCCGCAACCAGCTCACCGTGCTGCCCCCTCACCTCTgccagctccaccagctccgCACCCTCTGGCTGGACAACAACCGCATCCGCTACCTGCCTGACTCCATCGTGCTCCTTCACAGTCTGGAGGAGCTGGTCCTGCAGGGCAACCAGATTGCCATCCTGCCCGAGGGCTTCGGGCAGCTTTCCCGCGTCACCCTGTGGAAGATCAAAGACAACCCCCTCATCCAGCCCCCCTATGAGGTGTGCATGAAGGGCATCCCCTACATCGCAGCCTACCAGCAGGAGCTGGCCCACTCCCAGCCTGCCCTCAAACCCCGCCTCAAGCTGGTCCTCATGGGCCTAAAGGATGCGGGAAAGACGCTGCTGAGACGATGCCTCATGGAGGAGGATGGGCAGAGGGAGGATGTGGGAAACCTGGAGGCAGGGAGCACCCAGCCCAGAGGGTGTCCTGGGAGGGTGCCAGCTGGGTGTTGCCCTTTCCCAGAGCCTCAGGATGCTTCCTCAACACGGGTACCTGTCACGCAGCAGCTGGAACGTCTCCCTGAGCGGCAGGACTTCCCTTCTCACGTGCCCTCTCACCGAGCAAAAGGGGAAACACTGTGCCCTGCACCATCACTGCCACTGAACGCCCCCCAAGTACCATCAGGACTGGGACTGCCAGGAGGCAGCAAAGGCATTGAGGTGATGGACTGGACAGCGGATGTGGAGAGGGGCCTGACATTCATTGTGTACGAGCTGGCGGGTGACCCCAGCTATGATGTGATCcagtctttcttcctctctcctggaGCCCTGTACGTGCTGGTGGTGAATTTGAGTGCCTACGTCCCTCAGCACTTCTACCCCTCTGTGGGCTATTTCTTGCACTGGCTTGGTTCCAAGGTGCCCCATGCCGTGGTGTGCATGGTGGGAACCCATGCTGACCTCTGTGCGGAGCGGGAGTTGGAAGAGAAGTGCCTGGACATTCATCACCAGATCGCTCAGCAGGAGAAGAGGGATGCTGAGGGACTCCAGAGCTTGGTCCAGCAGGTGGATGAGGCTCTGGGACAGGACTTTGACCTGCGCTGCTCCAGCCCACATGCTGCCTTTTATGGGGTCTCGGACAAGAACTTGCGGCGAAAGAAAGCCCAGTTTCAGTACCTTCTCAACCACCGCCCACAGATCCTCTCTCCAGTGCTGCCTTTCAGCTGCCAGGACCGTTGCCAAGTGCGTCGCTTGCGGGACAAGCTCCTCTCGGTGGCTGAGCACCGGGACATCTTCCCAAACCTGCACCGGGTGTTACCTAAATCCTGGCaagtgctggaggagctgcacTTCCAGCCACAAGCTCAGCAGCTGTGGCTTAGCTGGTGGGACTCTGCCCGGTTGGGCTTGCAGGCAGGCCTGACAGAGGATCGGCTCCAGAGCGCCCTGTCCTACCTGCACGAGAGTGGGAAGCTGCTCTACTTTGAGGAGCACCTCACTTTGCGGGAGTATGTGTTCCACTGCCTGCCGCGGCTCATTGACATCCTCAACGTCTTCTGCCAGCGGGACGCCACCGTGCTGCTCCAGAAACTGCTCAGCAACACCCACACTGACGAACTGAGGGCCGCTCAGCTCCATCATTACGTGGAGGGCTTCTTGCTGCAtggcctcctccctgcccacatTATCCGTCTCCTTCTTAAGCCCCACATCCAGAGCCGGGAGGATCTGCAGCTCAttctggagctgctggagaagatGGGGCTCTGTTACTGTGTCAACAAACCCAAATGCAAGCCCCTAAATGGGGCGGCTGCTTGGTACAAATTTCCCTGCTACGTGAAGAACGAGGTGCCCCATGCGGAGGCGTGGATCAACGGTGCCAATCTGAGCGGACAGTCCTTCGTGGTCGAGCAGTTACAGATTGAATATAACTTTCCATTCATTTTCCCACCTGGCTTGTTTGTGCGCTACAGTGTCCAGATTAACAGCCATGTGGTTCAGCGGTCAGATGGCAAATACCAGATCTATGCCTACCGGGGAAAGGTGCCCGTGGTGGTGAGTTACCGGCCTGCCAGGGGAACTCTGCAGCCAGATACTCTGTCTATCGCTAGTCATGCGTCCCTACCAAATATCTGGACAGCTTGGCAAGCTATTACTCCTTTAGTGGAAGAACTGAATGTCCTGCTGCAGGAATGGCCAGGCCTGTACTACACTGTGCACGTCCTCTGTTCAAAGTGCCTTAAAAGAGGGTCACCCAACCCACACACTTTTCCAG